TTCGCTGAGCGCATCCGACGCCACCTTGTTCACGTCGACTTCGAGCACGTTGTCGGCGCCGGCCGAATACTTCACCAGTTTGCCGATGTCGTAGCCGAAGCGATAGAACCCGCCGGTATGCGGCTCGCCCGCCTGCACGCCGTTCACGCGCACGGTGGCTTCGGTCATCACGCCTTCGAACACGACCCTGATCGCGCGGCCTTTCCAGGCCGGCGGCACGGCGAACTTCACGCGGTAGCTGCCCCGCTCGTTGTGCCGCTTGTCGCCTTCGCCGTAGTCGTAGCCGCCGAAGCCCTGCAGTTCCCAGTTCGACGGCACGGCGATGGTGCTCCACGCGCCGGCGCGGCGCCCGTCCGACACCTTGAATTCCCACGGCACCGCGCTGCCCGGCCCCTTGCCGGACAGGTAGCGCTGCTCGGTAACGGGGGTGGCGGCGACGGTGGCTGCGACGATGGCGCCGCTGGCAGCCAGCAGGGTGGCCGCGGTCAATATCCGCTTGGTGTGTGCATGCATGGGGTGCGGGCCCGAAGGCAGTGGGAAACAACCGCCCAGCATAGCCGCATCGCCGGGAAAAGTGGACGGTTACCCGCAATCAGTCACCATCGTGCGCGCATGCCCTGGCCGACCGGCGGCGCGGCAGGCACCCGGGCGCGAACGATCGTGCGCGGCGCCGCTGAGCCGTTGGCCTATACTGGGCTCCTGCCCCACCACGGTACCTCCATGATTTTTCCAAATGAACTTGAGCAGCTCGTCGGCCTCGCCCGCGGCATCGTCGAAAACGTCGTCGCACCGGCAGCGGCCGAGGTGGACGAGCATTGCCGATGGCCGGCCGCATCGATGGCGGCGTTCGCCGAGGCCGGGCTGCTCGGCCTGCAGGTGCCCGCGGCGCTGGGCGGCCACGGCCAGGGGCTGCTCGCGCTGGCCGCCGTCAGCGCCGAGATCGCCCGTGTGTGTCCATCGTCGTCGCTATGCTTCGGCATGCACTGCGTGGGCACCGCGGTGATCGCCGCGAAGGCAACGGCCGACCAGGAGGAGCGCTACCTGCGCCCGATCGCCGCGGGCCGGCACATCACCACGCTGGCCCTGTCCGAAGCGGGCACCGGTGCGCATTTCTACCTGCCGGAAACACGGCTGGAAAGCCACGGTGACCACTATGTTGCCAACGGTACCAAGCAGTTCGTCACCAACGGTAGCCGGGCCGACTCCTATGTCGTCTCCACGCTCGCCAGCGACGGTAGCGCGGCCGGCGGCGATTTCAGCTGCCTGGTGGTCGATGGCGACACGCCGGGCATCGGCTGGCAGGGCGAGTGGGAAGGCTTCGGCATGCGCGGCAACTCGTCGCGCGCGCTGGCGCTCGACAACGTGCAGGTGCCGGCCGCCAACCTGCTGGGCGCGGAGGGCGACCAGGTGTGGTACGTGTTCGAAGTGGTGGCCCCCTACTTCCTGATGGCCATGGCCGGCACCTACCTCGGCGTGGCCCAGTCCGCGCTGGAAGCGGCCGGCGCGCACCTGCGCAGCCGCCGCTATGCCCATTCCGGTACCGCCCTGCGCGACATCGAGACGATGCAGACGCGCTACGCGAAAATGTGGATCGCCTGGCAGAAGACCCGCGCGCTGGTGTTCGAGGCCGCCGCGCGGGGCGACGCCGGCGATCCCGATGCGTTGCCGTTCATCCTCGCCAGCAAGGCCGATGCCGGCGAAACCGCGATCGCGCTGGCCGGCGACGCGATGACGATCTGCGGCGGCACCGCCTACCGCGACAACAGCCGGGTGGCGCAGATGCTGCGCGATGCGCGCGCCAGCCACGTGATGTCGCCGACCACCGACATGCTCCACATCTGGGCGGGGCGCGCGCTGCTCGGCGTGCCGCTGCTATGAAGGCGCCGTGGCAGGCCGGCGTGCTGCTGGTGAGCGACACACCGGCGCACGAGGTTGCGCACGAGGTCAGTCATCAGGTGGAACATGAGGTAGCCCATGAGGTGGTCCATCAGGTGGTCCACGAGCTGGCCGCCAGGCTGGCGCGGGACGGCATCGAACTGCAACACGCGGCATCGGCCGATGCGGTGGCGGCGCTGTCCGGCGCCGTCCGGGCGGGCAGCCCGCCGGCCGTGTGCGTCCTGGCGGACGTGCCCGCGCCGCTGGCGCTGGCCAGGGCGCTGCGCCGCGTCTGGACCGGCGCCCTGCTGCTGGCCTGCCCGGCGCAGGCATTGCCCGCCCTGCGACGGCAGATGGGCTACATGCCGCTGCTGGGCCCCAACGTCATGCTGCTCGACGCCGGCGACCCCGCCCTCGCCGGCGAAATCGTGCGGGCCGTGCAGGCCGAGGGGCGTGCCCGCCAGTTGCGCACCACGCTGCAGCGCGCCAACGCCACGCTGGCCCCCGGCGCGGGCAACAGCGCCGGCATCGGCGCCGGCGGGTTCCAGCGACTTGCCACCGCCGAACGCTACCTCGCGCGCTTCCTCGAGCAATCGGCCGAGGCCATCGTCGGGCTGGACCAGCAGGACCGCGTGCTGTACTGGAACGACGCGGCGGCGCGACTGCTCCACCTGAGCGCGCGCGAAGCACGCGGCCGCGCCGTGCGCGACCTGCCGTTCTGGCACGCGGACATCGGCAATGCGCTGGCGCAATTGCATACCGGCCCGGAACACGCGGTCGCCGAGGTGCGGGCGGTGCGCGGCACCACGGTCGAGGTGCTCGAAGTGGCGCTGTCGGCCATCGCCGATGACCACGGCGCGTACGCCGGCGCCATGCTGCTGTTGCGCGACGTGTCCGAGCGCCACCGCCAGCTGGCGCTGGAACGTTCGCGCAGCAGCGAGGCGATTTCGGTGGCGAACAGCCGCTACCGCCACCTGGCCACGCTGTTCGACAGGGCGCCCGGCTTCCTGGCCGTCACGCGCGGTCCGGGCCACGTGTTCGAACTGGCGAACCGGGCCTATCTCGACACGTTCGGCGACCGCGCGCTGCTGGACCGCACGATGCACGACGCGTTTCCGGAGCTGCGCGACCAGGCGTTCCTGGCCCTGCGCGACGAGGTGTACCGCACCGGCGAACCCTTCGTGGGGCGCGACGTGCCGGTCGGCGTGCGCCTCCGTCCCGATGCAGCCCTCGCGCAGCGCTATCTCGATTTCGTGTACCAGCCGCTGAAGGGCAAGGAGGGCCGCGTGTGGGGCATCTTCTGCCAGGGTAACGATGTGACCGAACAAAAACTGATGCGCGACGAACTGGTGGCGCACCAGAACGAGCTGGAGCGCCTGGTCGCGGAACGCACGGCCGAGCTGGAAGAAGCCCAGGCCGCCCTGCTGCATGCGCAAAAGCTCGAAGCGATCGGCAAGCTCACCGGCGGCGTGGCCCACGACTTCAACAATATCCTGCAAATCCTGCGCGCCAACCTGGAACTGCTGGCGCGGGAAGTGGACACCGCCGACGGCCCGGCGAAACGGGTGGCCAGCGCGATGGTCGCGGTCGACCGCGGCACCCGGCTCACGGCGCAGCTGCTGGCGTTCGCGCGCCGGCAGCCGCTGCGACCGGAGCCGGTGGATCTCGCCGTGGTCGTGCGCGGCCTCGACGACATGCTGCGCCGCGCGCTGGGCGAAGCGATCGACATCGACACGGTGGTGGGAACAGCGCTGTGGGCCACGCCCGTCGACCGCGCGCAGATGGAAAACGTGCTGCTGAACCTGGCGATCAACGCACGCGACGCGATGGACGGCGCGGGGCGCCTGACCATCGAGCTGGTGAACGTGGAACTCGACCGGGATTACGCGGCCCGGCAGGACGACCTGCAGCCCGGCCAGTACGTGATGCTGGCCGTTTCCGACACGGGCCACGGCATGTCGCCGGCGGTGTTGGCCCGCGCCGTGGAACCGTTCTTCACGACTAAGCCGGAAGGCGAAGGAACCGGCCTCGGCCTGAGCATGGCCTACGGCTTCCTGAAGCAGAGCGGCGGCCACCTGAAGATCTACAGCGAGCCCGGCAAGGGAACCTCGGTCAAGCTGTACCTGCCGCGCACCTTCGAAGCACCGCTGGAACCGGCGCGCGCGCCCGGCATCACGGTGCGCGGCGGCCACGAAACGATCCTCGTGGTGGAAGACGATGCCGATGTCCGCGCCGTCGTGACCGACGGGTTGACCGAACTGGGCTATACGGTGCTGCAGGCGCCGCATCCGGAAGCGGCGCTGGCCGTGCTGCAAAGCGGCGCCCCCATCGACCTGCTGTTCACCGATGTGGTCATGCCCGGCACGCTGCGCAGCCCGGAGCTGGCGCGCATTGCCCGCGCCATGCTGCCGGGGATCGCCGTGCTGTTCACGTCGGGCTATACGCAAAATGCGATCGTGCACGCCGGCCGCCTCGACCCCGGCGTGGAACTGCTCAGCAAACCCTACAGCCGGCAACAGCTCGCATTGCAGGTCCGCGAAGTGCTGGACAGGCACGCGGTGACGCCACCGGCACCCGGGCCAGACCCTGGTCTTGCTCCCGGCCCGGCCGCGGAACCGGCCGCGGAACCGGCCCGCCGCAAGGTGCTGGTCGTGGAAGACAACGACGACGGCCGGGAACTGCTGTGTGAAATGATCGGCTTCCTCGGCTACGAGGCCACAGGGGCCAGCAGCGGGGAAGAGGCGTTGCCGCTGCTGGAGGCGAGCCACATCCTGCTCACCGACATCGGCCTGCCGGGAATGTCGGGCCTGGACCTCGCGCGCAGGGCCCACCGCGAGCACCCGGGAGTGCGGATCGTGTTCGCCAGCGGCGGCGCGCGGCCGGAAGTCGACTTCCCGTGCGGCGCGATCCGCAAGCCCTTCTCGATGGAGCAGCTCGAGGAAGCGCTCGGCGGCCGTTGACGGGCCGGGAACGCACCGGTCGCCTCACTGGTGTCCCGAATCAGAAATTCATCGGCAGCCGCACCGACAGCGAAACGTCCGGCGTATCCTGCGTCAGGCCGGCGCCCACCGTCACGTTGATGGTGCGCTGGTTGTTCAGCCGGTAGGAAAACCCCATCAGCAGCGTGCCCAGCTGGGTACGCACCGAACCCGGCACCGGCACGCCATCCTGCTTCGTGCGGGACATCGAGCTGTGGTCGTAGCCGAGGCTGAGCGACGCCTTGTCGTTCAGCGCCAGGCCCACGCCGAAGTTGAAGCCGAGCACCCCGCCCGGCTTGATCTCGCCGAGCCATTCCATTGCGCCGTCCAGCACCTGCCGCTCCACGTCCTTGCGCTTCACGGTGTGCAGGTAGCTGA
Above is a window of Pseudoduganella dura DNA encoding:
- a CDS encoding acyl-CoA dehydrogenase family protein, which codes for MIFPNELEQLVGLARGIVENVVAPAAAEVDEHCRWPAASMAAFAEAGLLGLQVPAALGGHGQGLLALAAVSAEIARVCPSSSLCFGMHCVGTAVIAAKATADQEERYLRPIAAGRHITTLALSEAGTGAHFYLPETRLESHGDHYVANGTKQFVTNGSRADSYVVSTLASDGSAAGGDFSCLVVDGDTPGIGWQGEWEGFGMRGNSSRALALDNVQVPAANLLGAEGDQVWYVFEVVAPYFLMAMAGTYLGVAQSALEAAGAHLRSRRYAHSGTALRDIETMQTRYAKMWIAWQKTRALVFEAAARGDAGDPDALPFILASKADAGETAIALAGDAMTICGGTAYRDNSRVAQMLRDARASHVMSPTTDMLHIWAGRALLGVPLL
- a CDS encoding response regulator; translated protein: MKAPWQAGVLLVSDTPAHEVAHEVSHQVEHEVAHEVVHQVVHELAARLARDGIELQHAASADAVAALSGAVRAGSPPAVCVLADVPAPLALARALRRVWTGALLLACPAQALPALRRQMGYMPLLGPNVMLLDAGDPALAGEIVRAVQAEGRARQLRTTLQRANATLAPGAGNSAGIGAGGFQRLATAERYLARFLEQSAEAIVGLDQQDRVLYWNDAAARLLHLSAREARGRAVRDLPFWHADIGNALAQLHTGPEHAVAEVRAVRGTTVEVLEVALSAIADDHGAYAGAMLLLRDVSERHRQLALERSRSSEAISVANSRYRHLATLFDRAPGFLAVTRGPGHVFELANRAYLDTFGDRALLDRTMHDAFPELRDQAFLALRDEVYRTGEPFVGRDVPVGVRLRPDAALAQRYLDFVYQPLKGKEGRVWGIFCQGNDVTEQKLMRDELVAHQNELERLVAERTAELEEAQAALLHAQKLEAIGKLTGGVAHDFNNILQILRANLELLAREVDTADGPAKRVASAMVAVDRGTRLTAQLLAFARRQPLRPEPVDLAVVVRGLDDMLRRALGEAIDIDTVVGTALWATPVDRAQMENVLLNLAINARDAMDGAGRLTIELVNVELDRDYAARQDDLQPGQYVMLAVSDTGHGMSPAVLARAVEPFFTTKPEGEGTGLGLSMAYGFLKQSGGHLKIYSEPGKGTSVKLYLPRTFEAPLEPARAPGITVRGGHETILVVEDDADVRAVVTDGLTELGYTVLQAPHPEAALAVLQSGAPIDLLFTDVVMPGTLRSPELARIARAMLPGIAVLFTSGYTQNAIVHAGRLDPGVELLSKPYSRQQLALQVREVLDRHAVTPPAPGPDPGLAPGPAAEPAAEPARRKVLVVEDNDDGRELLCEMIGFLGYEATGASSGEEALPLLEASHILLTDIGLPGMSGLDLARRAHREHPGVRIVFASGGARPEVDFPCGAIRKPFSMEQLEEALGGR